The following coding sequences lie in one Rutidosis leptorrhynchoides isolate AG116_Rl617_1_P2 chromosome 6, CSIRO_AGI_Rlap_v1, whole genome shotgun sequence genomic window:
- the LOC139852663 gene encoding putative disease resistance RPP13-like protein 1, whose protein sequence is MATESLRRKLNDESSSSTSTGKVLKKIIPSGCTNFTPHNIMYDRKMRSMLAEITEQLNGLYENKNIHGIDFNTIVALRSNKIYERPEETSLLDGFPVLGREKDEAAVLEKLLGDGSCNQNVSVVSIIGFGGVGKTTLARLLYNNQKVKDYFELRAWVCVSNDFDVLVVSKAIYQAVTGEDNTPASLNRLQDVLKEKLSNKRFLLVLDDVWNDDHQKWKDLEKPLKGAPGSKIIVTTRKMKVASTMENVKCHNLEILSDEDSLSLLAKSAINEHNFDNHPLLSLAQDIIMKCKGLPLALIAIGRVLKGKGNDEWDKLLKSEIWSSDDGEGDILPVLKLSYYDLPLHLKKLFVYCCLFPKDHLFNKNELVLLWMAEGFMSGSKGTKTMESLGHQYFEDLLSRSFFQHSTENKSEYIMHDLMHDLAISVAGDFFFMLDGKIFENGRDEAFDKIRHFSFLNQPDEEFINFKELHKSSRLRTFLLVSVNLWSRFKTSDHVLVKLLPRLQLLRVLSLTRCSIQKVPQSIGGLKHLRYLNFSGTDIKKVPEQVGELYNLQTLLVCNCVVLFSLPVSFAKLINLRHLDMSRTPMLTKTPLGIGGLTSLQTLTKVFIQGANGFKVSDLEGLMNLEGHLSIRGLEKVTDVQHAMDANLEGKKGLVSLEMKWGDKFDDSRNLQTEYEVIERLRPPSKLKKLKIWNYGGIQFPSWFADPSFDKLIELTIKGCANCSHFNGIAFPLLEYLEVYNMPSLEKWSNCDGDKTTLREIRIGNCPKLVNVGSVVVRKVYLSRCYSLGSYNCPNTAERLEISFCKSMTSLTLSLPSSLKVLTIWCCENLKSIPDELPSSLEVLDILLCNNLESFPHEYLHSLTSLKEMSIVKCPSMDDTFPCGLWPPNLRKLQIGELKKPLSEWGLQNYPTSLVELSLYGRNSGVTSFAMEGDAANTASSTSFLLPPSLTSLKIGNFKDVESISEALLQHHLTHLQSLVIINCPNIRDFPQSPSSLTVRRL, encoded by the coding sequence ATGGCAACCGAAAGTTTGCGAAGAAAGTTGAATGATGAATCAAGTAGCAGCACAAGCACCGGTAAGGTATTGAAAAAGATCATTCCAAGTGGTTGTACTAATTTCACACCTCATAACATCATGTATGATCGTAAGATGCGTTCTATGCTTGCTGAAATTACTGAACAATTGAATGGTCTTTACGAGAATAAAAATATTCATGGTATAGATTTCAATACGATTGTTGCACTTAGGTCAAACAAAATATATGAACGACCCGAGGAAACATCACTGTTAGATGGGTTTCCAGTTTTGGGTCGGGAAAAGGATGAAGCGGCAGTGCTCGAGAAGTTGTTGGGGGATGGATCATGTAATCAAAATGTGAGTGTTGTGTCCATAATTGGCTTCGGTGGGGTTGGGAAAACAACTCTTGCCAGACTTTTGTACAACAACCAAAAAGTCAAGGATTACTTTGAACTAAGGGCATGGGTTTGTGTTTCAAACGACTTTGATGTACTCGTTGTTAGCAAGGCCATTTATCAAGCTGTCACCGGAGAGGACAACACACCTGCTAGTTTAAATCGCCTTCAAGATGTCCTTAAAGAGAAACTTTCAAACAAAAGATTCCTACTTGTGTTAGATGATGTTTGGAATGATGACCACCAGAAGTGGAAAGATCTTGAAAAACCACTTAAGGGGGCCCCAGGAAGTAAAATCATAGTTACTACACGGAAGATGAAGGTTGCATCAACGATGGAGAATGTTAAATGTCACAATCTAGAGATTCTATCGGATGAAGATTCTTTGTCCTTGTTGGCTAAATCTGCCATAAATGAGCATAATTTTGACAACCATCCATTATTATCACTTGCTCAAGATATAATTATGAAATGTAAGGGGTTGCCATTGGCATTGATAGCAATTGGGAGGGTTTTGAAAGGAAAAGGAAATGATGAATGGGATAAGTTATTGAAGAGTGAGATATGGAGTTCAGATGATGGCGAAGGTGATATTCTTCCGGTTCTCAAGCTGAGCTACTATGATCTTCCTCTACATCTGAAAAAATTGTTTGTGTATTGCTGCTTATTCCCGAAAGACCACTTGTTCAACAAGAACGAATTAGTGTTACTATGGATGGCAGAGGGGTTTATGTCTGGATCAAAGGGCACTAAGACAATGGAGAGTCTGGGTCACCAGTATTTTGAAGATCTATTATCAAGATCGTTTTTTCAGCATTCAACTGAAAACAAATCAGAATACATAATGCATGACTTGATGCATGACTTGGCTATAAGTGTTGCGGGAGATTTCTTCTTTATGTTGGATGGTAAGATATTTGAAAATGGTAGGGATGAAGCTTTTGATAAAATCCGTCACTTTTCATTTTTAAATCAACCAGATGAAGAATTTATAAACTTCAAGGAATTACATAAATCAAGTCGCTTGCGAACGTTCTTACTGGTATCAGTTAATTTGTGGTCACGCTTTAAAACATCAGACCATGTTCTTGTTAAATTGCTTCCCCGATTGCAGCTCCTGAGGGTGCTAAGCTTAACTCGGTGTTCAATACAAAAAGTACCACAATCCATTGGTGGTCTCAAGCATTTGCGTTACCTCAATTTTTCGGGAACAGATATAAAAAAAGTACCAGAACAAGTGGGTGAGCTTTATAATCTACAAACCCTGTTGGTTTGTAATTGCGTTGTGTTGTTTAGTTTGCCTGTCAGTTTTGCTAAGTTAATAAATCTGCGACATCTTGACATGAGTCGTACTCCAATGTTAACGAAGACACCCTTAGGGATAGGTGGATTAACGAGTCTACAAACTCTAACTAAGGTTTTCATCCAAGGAGCTAACGGTTTCAAGGTATCTGACCTTGAAGGCCTCATGAACCTTGAAGGTCATCTTTCCATTAGAGGATTGGAAAAAGTGACAGATGTGCAACACGCAATGGATGCCAACTTAGAAGGAAAGAAGGGTCTTGTTAGTTTGGAAATGAAATGGGGTGATAAATTTGATGATTCTCGGAATTTGCAAACAGAATATGAAGTGATTGAAAGACTGAGACCTCCCAGTAAGTTGAAAAAACTGAAGATTTGGAACTACGGGGGAATCCAATTTCCTAGTTGGTTTGCAGATCCTTCATTTGATAAGTTAATAGAGCTTACAATAAAAGGGTGCGCAAATTGTTCACATTTTAATGGTATTGCATTTCCATTATTAGAGTACTTGGAGGTTTATAATATGCCAAGTTTGGAGAAATGGTCAAATTGTGATGGTGACAAAACTACACTTCGTGAAATTCGTATAGGAAATTGCCCAAAACTTGTTAATGTTGGAagtgttgttgttagaaaagtgtatCTTTCTAGGTGTTATTCATTGGGGAGTTACAATTGTCCTAATACTGCTGAGAGATTGGAGATCTCATTTTGTAAATCAATGACTTCATTGACCTTGTCACTTCCATCCTCTCTCAAAGTTCTTACAATCTGGTGTTGTGAAAATCTAAAGTCGATTCCTGATGAGCTCCCATCCTCTCTAGAAGTTCTTGATATCTTGTTATGTAACAATCTAGAGTCATTTCCTCATGAGTATTTGCACAGTCTCACGTCTTTGAAAGAGATGAGTATAGTGAAATGTCCAAGCATGGACGATACATTTCCATGTGGATTGTGGCCTCCTAATTTAAGGAAGCTACAAATAGGAGAGTTAAAGAAGCCATTGTCAGAGTGGGGGCTGCAGAATTACCCGACCTCACTTGTTGAACTGTCGTTATATGGTAGAAATTCAGGAGTAACTTCATTTGCAATGGAAGGAGATGCTGCAAATACTGCTTCTTCGACATCTTTTCTTCTTCCACCATCTCTAACTTCTCTAAAAATCGGTAATTTTAAAGATGTGGAATCAATTTCAGAGGCGCTCCTACAACACCACCTCACTCACCTTCAATCACTTGTTATAATTAACTGCCCAAATATTAGAGATTTCCCACAATCACCTTCATCCTTGACAGTACGTAGACTGTAG